The proteins below come from a single Sporolituus thermophilus DSM 23256 genomic window:
- a CDS encoding dihydrolipoamide acetyltransferase family protein, protein MATQFTMPQLGLTMTEGTVTKWYKRVGETVRAGEVLAEISTDKITNQMEAPVDGVLLSIVVPEGQTVPVRTLLAVIGAPGEQVAEEPPAGGSAAKAAAASEPVPGASPAARMTGTWVKASPLARKIARQNGIDLALVTGTGPGGRVVARDVVNFLAQRRLPVKATPLAVKVAAEHGIDLAAMAKPSRLTKADVLAALPVTEPRPPAAPAGQPLAGMRKIIAERMSLSWQTAPHVHLTVEVDMTAVLALKAQLAKVTGEKFSVTEFVIKAAAQGLAEFPAVNARLEGGCVVMPADVNIGVAVALDNGLIVPVIRQADKQSLRALRAAVAALSDKARRGALTGDEIGGGTFTVTNLGMYGVDHFTPIINPPESAILGVCRVADRPVAADGQVVVRPMANLCLGFDHRLIDGAVAAKFMARLRQLLEQPLLLLV, encoded by the coding sequence ATGGCGACCCAGTTTACGATGCCGCAGCTTGGGCTGACGATGACGGAAGGGACGGTTACCAAGTGGTATAAAAGGGTCGGCGAGACTGTTCGCGCCGGTGAAGTGCTGGCCGAGATTTCCACCGATAAAATTACCAACCAAATGGAAGCGCCGGTCGACGGCGTGCTGTTGTCCATTGTCGTGCCGGAAGGCCAGACCGTGCCGGTGCGCACGCTACTGGCCGTTATCGGCGCGCCGGGCGAGCAGGTGGCGGAAGAACCGCCGGCCGGCGGTTCGGCGGCGAAGGCGGCTGCTGCCAGTGAACCGGTACCAGGTGCCAGCCCGGCGGCAAGAATGACCGGGACCTGGGTAAAAGCGTCACCTCTGGCCCGAAAAATCGCCCGCCAAAACGGGATCGACCTGGCGCTCGTTACCGGGACCGGACCGGGCGGACGGGTGGTGGCGCGGGATGTTGTGAACTTTTTAGCGCAGCGCCGGCTGCCGGTCAAAGCGACGCCCCTGGCGGTCAAAGTGGCGGCCGAACATGGCATTGACCTCGCTGCCATGGCCAAGCCGTCCCGCCTTACCAAGGCAGACGTATTGGCGGCCCTGCCGGTGACTGAGCCGCGGCCGCCGGCTGCTCCGGCCGGGCAGCCGCTGGCCGGGATGCGCAAAATCATCGCCGAGCGCATGAGCCTGAGTTGGCAGACGGCGCCCCACGTCCACCTCACCGTAGAAGTGGATATGACGGCGGTGCTCGCGCTAAAAGCGCAGCTGGCCAAGGTTACGGGGGAAAAATTCTCGGTCACCGAATTTGTGATTAAGGCGGCGGCTCAAGGTTTGGCCGAATTCCCGGCGGTCAACGCCCGCCTTGAAGGCGGATGCGTCGTCATGCCGGCGGACGTCAATATCGGGGTAGCCGTGGCGTTGGACAACGGCCTCATCGTGCCGGTCATCCGGCAGGCCGATAAACAGTCGCTGCGCGCGCTGCGGGCGGCAGTGGCCGCTTTGAGCGATAAAGCGCGGCGGGGGGCGCTCACTGGTGACGAAATCGGCGGCGGCACTTTTACCGTCACTAACTTAGGGATGTACGGTGTCGATCATTTTACGCCCATAATAAACCCGCCGGAAAGCGCTATCCTTGGTGTCTGCCGGGTGGCCGACAGGCCGGTGGCGGCGGACGGCCAGGTCGTTGTACGGCCGATGGCCAATCTGTGCCTGGGTTTTGACCACCGCTTGATTGATGGCGCCGTGGCGGCGAAATTCATGGCCAGATTAAGACAATTGCTGGAACAACCCCTGCTACTATTGGTATGA
- a CDS encoding alpha-ketoacid dehydrogenase subunit beta: MREITFSEATLEAMAEEMSRDERVFVMGEDIARQGGIFGQFKGLPQKFGLERVIDTPISETAIVGAGVGAALAGMRPVVDMHFVDFIGVCMDEVFNQMAKIRYMFGGQCTIPLVLRAPDGIIRSAAAQHSQSLEAWFLHVPGLKVVIPSNPADAKGLLKAAIRDDNPVLYFEHKALFPMKGPVPDGEHLTPIGKANVSRPGRDVTIVSYSLMLHRALEAAEKLAADGIDAEVIDLRTISPLDKETIFNSVAKTKRLVIVHEAVKTGGVGAEVAALVAEEMIDYLDAPIRRLGAPFVPIPFSPALEKLVKITAEDIARAVRDVCR, encoded by the coding sequence GTGCGTGAAATCACTTTTTCCGAGGCCACGCTTGAGGCGATGGCCGAAGAGATGAGCCGGGACGAACGCGTCTTTGTCATGGGCGAGGATATCGCCAGGCAGGGCGGCATTTTTGGGCAGTTCAAAGGCTTGCCGCAAAAGTTCGGCCTGGAGCGGGTGATTGATACCCCCATATCGGAAACGGCGATTGTCGGGGCCGGCGTCGGTGCCGCGCTGGCCGGGATGCGTCCGGTGGTGGATATGCACTTCGTCGATTTTATCGGTGTCTGCATGGACGAAGTCTTTAATCAGATGGCGAAAATCCGCTATATGTTCGGCGGGCAGTGCACCATTCCGCTGGTGCTCAGGGCGCCGGACGGCATTATCCGCTCGGCGGCGGCCCAGCATTCGCAGTCGCTTGAGGCCTGGTTCCTGCATGTACCGGGCCTCAAGGTGGTCATCCCGTCCAATCCGGCCGACGCCAAAGGTCTTTTAAAAGCGGCCATCCGCGACGACAACCCGGTACTGTATTTTGAGCATAAAGCCTTGTTCCCCATGAAAGGGCCGGTGCCGGACGGCGAGCACCTCACGCCGATCGGCAAGGCCAATGTGTCCCGGCCAGGGCGGGACGTGACGATCGTATCCTACTCCCTGATGCTGCACCGGGCGCTGGAGGCGGCGGAAAAATTGGCCGCCGACGGCATTGACGCCGAGGTGATTGATTTGCGCACCATTTCGCCGCTGGATAAAGAAACGATATTTAATTCTGTCGCCAAGACCAAGCGGCTGGTGATTGTCCATGAGGCGGTAAAAACCGGCGGCGTCGGCGCCGAGGTGGCCGCGCTGGTCGCGGAAGAGATGATTGATTATCTTGACGCGCCCATCCGGCGGCTGGGGGCGCCGTTTGTTCCCATTCCGTTCAGCCCGGCATTGGAGAAGCTGGTCAAGATTACCGCTGAGGACATTGCCCGCGCCGTGCGGGACGTGTGCCGGTAG
- the lpdA gene encoding dihydrolipoyl dehydrogenase, which translates to MNKRMVIIGGGPGGYVAAIRAAQLGAEVHLVEADRLGGTCLNVGCIPTKSLLHTALLYREVQKGGLIGLKADNVRVDWPVLQSRKQATVTRLVKGVESLLKANKVTVHKGQAVLKDARTVVVSGEMERQLAADAVILAVGSEPVKLNFPGAELPGVIDSTAALSLPGVPTSLVIVGGGVVGIEFAALYSALGARVTVVELLAEILPTVDGEIAAKVRQELTRQGVTFLTGARLTEVRQGDGGLTALVEAGDKVEEVAGEYVLVAVGRRPRTQDLGLDAAGVAYDRGGIKVDDHFATTVPGIYAVGDCNGRMMLAHAASAQGIAAVEHALGQQSAYYPQTIPSCIYIQPEVAGVGLTEEEAQKQGIAYKTGLFPLSGNGKAVIDGGMSGLIKVIAGAKYGEILGVHIFGPRATDLIGEAALAIRLEATVDELVTTVHGHPTISEALAEAALAVDGKAIHWPPGMKVR; encoded by the coding sequence ATGAATAAACGCATGGTGATTATCGGCGGCGGCCCTGGCGGCTATGTGGCCGCTATCCGGGCCGCCCAGCTGGGCGCCGAGGTGCACCTGGTGGAAGCCGACCGCTTAGGCGGCACGTGCCTGAACGTAGGCTGCATTCCTACGAAATCACTGCTCCACACGGCGCTTTTGTACCGGGAAGTGCAAAAAGGCGGTCTGATCGGGCTGAAAGCCGACAATGTCCGTGTCGACTGGCCGGTGCTGCAGTCGCGCAAACAGGCGACGGTGACGCGCCTGGTCAAAGGCGTGGAGTCGCTGCTTAAGGCGAACAAGGTAACGGTGCATAAAGGGCAGGCGGTGCTCAAGGACGCCCGGACGGTGGTGGTTAGCGGCGAAATGGAACGGCAGCTTGCGGCCGACGCCGTTATTCTGGCCGTCGGTTCCGAGCCGGTGAAACTGAATTTCCCCGGCGCCGAGCTGCCCGGCGTCATCGACAGCACGGCCGCCCTCAGCCTGCCCGGCGTACCAACGTCGCTGGTCATTGTCGGCGGCGGGGTTGTCGGCATCGAGTTTGCTGCTTTGTACAGCGCCCTCGGCGCCCGGGTGACGGTTGTCGAACTGCTAGCAGAAATTTTGCCGACCGTCGACGGCGAGATCGCGGCCAAGGTGCGGCAAGAACTCACCCGGCAGGGGGTAACTTTCCTGACCGGGGCCAGACTGACCGAGGTTCGCCAAGGTGACGGTGGGCTTACGGCATTGGTCGAAGCCGGCGATAAGGTCGAGGAGGTAGCAGGCGAGTATGTGCTGGTGGCGGTAGGACGGCGGCCTCGCACCCAGGATTTGGGCCTGGACGCGGCCGGGGTAGCTTACGACCGGGGCGGGATTAAGGTCGACGACCATTTTGCCACTACCGTGCCGGGCATTTATGCCGTCGGCGACTGCAACGGCCGGATGATGCTGGCCCATGCCGCCTCCGCGCAAGGCATTGCCGCCGTGGAGCACGCGCTCGGTCAGCAGAGCGCATATTATCCCCAGACCATCCCGTCCTGCATCTACATTCAGCCCGAAGTGGCCGGTGTGGGCCTGACGGAAGAAGAGGCCCAAAAACAGGGCATAGCTTATAAAACGGGGCTTTTCCCATTATCCGGCAATGGCAAGGCGGTCATCGACGGCGGCATGAGCGGCCTGATAAAAGTCATCGCCGGCGCCAAATACGGCGAAATTCTCGGGGTCCACATTTTTGGCCCCCGGGCAACCGACCTCATCGGCGAGGCCGCTCTCGCCATCCGCCTGGAGGCGACCGTTGACGAACTGGTGACGACCGTCCACGGCCATCCGACCATCAGCGAGGCCTTGGCCGAAGCGGCGCTGGCGGTAGACGGCAAGGCGATCCATTGGCCGCCGGGGATGAAGGTGCGTTGA
- a CDS encoding carbon-nitrogen hydrolase family protein — MRLRVAAVQTGAYKGDYDAQLANIARLVRSVAASGLVDVICLPELMTTPYFARCRDAAWRDKAEPLADGPTYRYIAALAREVRCAIVATCYERCGERRYNTAFIVRPDGSLAGRYAKTHIPYIEGVLAYETLYFDPGPDLPVFDVMGIPIGILICYDRSFPEAWRTLALKGAQVIFVPTSSSGYRGELYADELKVAAAQHQVFVVAANKAGAEVMAGAPGAITFYGKSRIISPYGQIIAALEREEDTFIVAKLDLAQVAAARQALNYYRDRRQDLYML; from the coding sequence ATGCGGCTGCGCGTGGCCGCGGTACAAACCGGCGCGTATAAAGGTGATTATGACGCCCAGCTGGCTAATATCGCGCGGCTGGTACGGTCGGTCGCAGCGTCCGGGTTGGTTGATGTGATTTGCCTGCCGGAACTGATGACTACGCCTTATTTTGCCCGCTGCCGGGACGCTGCGTGGCGGGACAAGGCCGAACCGCTCGCCGACGGACCAACCTACCGCTATATTGCCGCCTTGGCGCGCGAGGTGCGGTGCGCCATCGTCGCCACCTGCTATGAGCGGTGCGGCGAGCGGCGGTATAATACGGCGTTTATCGTCAGGCCGGACGGCAGTCTCGCTGGCCGGTATGCCAAAACCCATATCCCGTACATCGAAGGTGTTTTGGCCTATGAGACGCTCTATTTTGACCCCGGCCCCGACCTTCCCGTCTTCGACGTGATGGGCATACCAATAGGCATCCTTATCTGCTATGACCGCTCCTTCCCCGAAGCGTGGCGCACGCTGGCGCTCAAAGGGGCGCAGGTGATTTTTGTGCCTACTTCGTCATCGGGGTACCGCGGCGAGCTGTATGCCGATGAGCTGAAAGTGGCCGCCGCCCAGCACCAGGTATTTGTCGTCGCGGCCAACAAGGCGGGCGCGGAGGTTATGGCCGGCGCCCCCGGAGCGATTACCTTTTACGGCAAATCGCGCATCATCAGTCCGTACGGGCAGATTATCGCGGCGCTGGAGAGGGAAGAAGACACGTTTATCGTGGCCAAGCTGGACCTCGCGCAGGTGGCGGCGGCCCGGCAGGCGCTTAATTACTATCGGGACCGCCGGCAAGATTTATACATGCTGTGA
- the lipB gene encoding lipoyl(octanoyl) transferase LipB produces MRRCRLSYGGVVSYAGGLALQAAARQAVAAGEWDGVLLLVEHLPVITIGRSGGAENLLADAAVLRERGIAVVASDRGGNITCHNPGQLVGYPVLNLRRWREDVHWYVEALEEVLIRTLARLGLTAGRKAKYTGVWLGDAKVAAIGVAVRSWITAHGFALNVANDLTIFEWVVPCGIRQFGVTSLAAAGLAVSIDEVAALLATEFAAVFECKLVTVPPSGVIDS; encoded by the coding sequence ATGCGGCGCTGCCGCTTAAGCTACGGTGGCGTGGTCAGCTATGCCGGGGGGTTGGCTCTTCAGGCCGCGGCCCGGCAGGCAGTGGCGGCCGGCGAGTGGGACGGCGTTTTACTGCTTGTTGAGCATTTACCGGTCATCACGATCGGCCGGAGCGGCGGGGCGGAAAACCTGCTGGCCGACGCCGCCGTCCTGCGCGAGCGGGGAATTGCGGTGGTCGCCAGCGACCGGGGTGGCAATATCACTTGCCATAATCCCGGCCAATTGGTCGGCTATCCGGTGCTAAACTTGCGCCGGTGGCGGGAAGACGTCCATTGGTATGTCGAGGCGCTGGAAGAGGTCCTTATCCGCACCTTGGCCCGTTTGGGGCTTACGGCTGGCCGGAAAGCGAAATATACCGGGGTGTGGCTGGGCGATGCCAAGGTGGCGGCCATCGGCGTGGCGGTGCGGAGCTGGATTACCGCCCATGGGTTTGCCCTCAACGTGGCCAATGATTTGACTATTTTCGAGTGGGTGGTTCCCTGCGGCATCCGCCAATTTGGCGTTACCAGTCTGGCGGCCGCCGGTTTGGCTGTCAGTATTGACGAGGTGGCAGCCCTTTTGGCTACCGAATTTGCCGCTGTGTTTGAGTGTAAACTGGTGACCGTGCCGCCGAGCGGCGTAATTGACTCTTAG
- a CDS encoding thiamine pyrophosphate-dependent dehydrogenase E1 component subunit alpha: protein MPYDAEFLRQLYRRMMTIRLFEEKVGELFLAGELPGFVHLYVGEEAIAVGVCANLTDADYITSTHRGHGHCIAKGAKIRPMMAEIYGKKTGYCKGKGGSMHIADFSIGMLGANGVVGGGYTLAVGAALAAKMKKSGQVAVCFFGDGASNRGTFHEALNMAAVWKLPVVFVCENNQWASTTPYRTTTAVDNIADRAVGYGIPGLVVNGNDVLAVYEAARGAIERAREGGGPTLLEAKTYRIKGHFVGDPELYRTKAEVQERFDKDDPLKNFAIQLLAGGVVTERDLDAIKAEVAAEIDDAVAAARGDSYPDESELYDDLYVENEVTQRA from the coding sequence TTGCCATACGACGCCGAATTTTTGCGTCAGCTTTATCGCCGGATGATGACCATCCGGCTGTTTGAGGAAAAGGTAGGGGAACTCTTTTTGGCCGGAGAGCTGCCAGGATTTGTGCATTTGTACGTGGGTGAGGAGGCCATTGCCGTAGGGGTGTGCGCTAACTTGACCGATGCCGACTATATAACCAGCACGCACCGCGGCCACGGCCACTGCATCGCCAAAGGGGCGAAGATCAGGCCGATGATGGCCGAAATTTACGGCAAAAAAACCGGTTACTGCAAAGGCAAGGGCGGGTCGATGCATATCGCCGATTTCTCTATTGGTATGCTGGGGGCCAACGGGGTGGTCGGCGGTGGCTACACTCTGGCCGTAGGGGCGGCGTTGGCGGCCAAAATGAAAAAATCCGGTCAGGTGGCGGTCTGTTTCTTCGGTGACGGCGCGTCCAACCGCGGCACCTTCCATGAGGCGCTGAACATGGCCGCCGTGTGGAAACTGCCGGTCGTGTTTGTCTGCGAAAACAACCAGTGGGCTTCTACTACGCCGTACCGCACGACGACGGCGGTGGATAATATCGCCGACCGGGCAGTAGGCTACGGCATTCCCGGCCTGGTCGTCAACGGCAACGACGTGCTGGCCGTGTACGAGGCGGCCAGAGGGGCAATCGAACGGGCCCGCGAGGGCGGCGGACCTACGTTGCTTGAAGCTAAGACCTACCGGATTAAGGGGCATTTTGTCGGCGATCCTGAGCTATACCGGACCAAGGCGGAAGTGCAGGAACGGTTTGACAAGGACGATCCGCTCAAGAATTTTGCCATCCAGCTGCTGGCCGGGGGCGTGGTTACCGAACGCGACCTTGACGCTATCAAGGCCGAAGTGGCGGCTGAGATTGACGATGCCGTCGCCGCGGCCCGCGGTGACTCCTACCCGGACGAGTCCGAGCTGTATGACGATTTATATGTGGAAAACGAGGTGACCCAGCGTGCGTGA
- a CDS encoding DctP family TRAP transporter solute-binding subunit yields MKKSWLTVLAVALVITLVALMAGCGGKQAQSDKGKAGDVKLKEEYKLTMNVTKETKWGQGAVKFAELAKEYTNGKVNIKVYPSAMLTGGDQMRQVEMVQNGSIDFMVNSTINIAPTIPEFDVWGLPFMFPDYKAVDAAMNSPAADKLFKALDKYNMVGLAWGENGFREVTNNKRPITSPDDMKGLKMRVVTPMYIDIMRALGANAVSMNWGEVFTSLQQGVIDGQENPIVGVIIPTKIYEVQKFITNWHYSYDALAVVVNKNTWNSFPPEIREQLKKAAVDAMKWQVAESRKGLGEGIEFLKSKGMTVTDLTPQQLAAFKQATKPVYDKYAQKVGPEIVKAFEEAVAKAAKN; encoded by the coding sequence ATGAAAAAAAGTTGGCTTACCGTGCTGGCGGTGGCGCTGGTAATTACCCTAGTTGCCCTCATGGCGGGCTGCGGCGGCAAGCAGGCCCAGTCGGACAAAGGCAAGGCCGGCGATGTCAAGCTCAAGGAAGAGTACAAACTGACCATGAACGTGACCAAGGAAACCAAATGGGGCCAGGGCGCCGTGAAATTCGCCGAATTGGCGAAAGAGTATACCAATGGGAAGGTTAACATCAAGGTTTACCCTAGCGCCATGCTGACCGGCGGTGACCAAATGCGCCAGGTGGAAATGGTGCAGAACGGTTCTATCGACTTTATGGTGAATTCAACGATTAATATCGCACCGACCATACCGGAATTCGACGTATGGGGCCTGCCGTTCATGTTCCCTGATTATAAAGCCGTCGATGCGGCGATGAATTCGCCAGCGGCTGATAAGCTGTTCAAAGCGTTGGACAAATATAATATGGTTGGTTTGGCGTGGGGCGAAAACGGCTTCCGCGAAGTTACCAACAACAAGCGGCCAATTACGTCGCCGGACGATATGAAAGGCCTGAAGATGCGGGTTGTTACGCCGATGTATATCGATATCATGCGGGCGCTGGGCGCCAATGCTGTGTCGATGAACTGGGGCGAAGTGTTTACGTCGCTGCAGCAGGGCGTTATTGACGGCCAGGAGAACCCAATCGTCGGCGTGATTATTCCCACCAAAATTTATGAGGTGCAAAAATTTATTACTAACTGGCACTATTCATATGATGCCTTGGCCGTTGTCGTTAACAAAAATACCTGGAACAGTTTTCCGCCGGAAATCAGAGAACAGCTGAAAAAAGCCGCCGTGGACGCCATGAAGTGGCAAGTCGCCGAAAGCCGTAAGGGCCTTGGCGAAGGGATCGAGTTTCTCAAGTCCAAAGGCATGACCGTGACCGACTTGACGCCGCAGCAGCTGGCGGCCTTCAAACAGGCGACCAAACCGGTGTATGACAAATACGCGCAAAAAGTCGGGCCGGAAATCGTAAAGGCGTTTGAAGAAGCAGTAGCCAAGGCGGCGAAAAACTAA
- a CDS encoding TRAP transporter small permease has protein sequence MRWLDKVEEYLCAALIFFMAILAFANVIARYLTEQSLAFTEELVINLFVFATLLGASIAFRKGAHLGMTVLTDFLPNRYKKGIAVLSAVCGVALFVMLLFHGVNMVIQEYESEMTTYSMGLPMWWFGMAVPLGSVLVIGRIIQAALAELRALAGK, from the coding sequence ATGCGATGGCTCGATAAAGTCGAAGAATATCTCTGCGCCGCTTTGATTTTTTTCATGGCCATCCTGGCCTTCGCCAATGTAATTGCCCGCTATCTAACCGAGCAGTCGTTGGCCTTTACCGAGGAGCTGGTCATCAACCTGTTTGTTTTCGCCACGCTGCTTGGTGCGTCGATCGCCTTCCGCAAAGGCGCCCATCTGGGGATGACGGTGTTGACCGATTTTCTGCCAAACAGGTATAAAAAAGGGATTGCCGTGCTGTCTGCGGTGTGCGGGGTGGCGCTGTTTGTAATGCTGCTATTTCATGGGGTCAACATGGTTATCCAGGAATATGAGAGCGAAATGACGACCTATTCTATGGGCCTGCCCATGTGGTGGTTCGGGATGGCCGTGCCGCTCGGCTCAGTGCTGGTCATCGGCCGCATCATTCAGGCGGCGCTTGCGGAACTGCGCGCTTTAGCCGGCAAATAA
- a CDS encoding TRAP transporter large permease, whose amino-acid sequence MLSFIDPGALLLGLFLILICLRVPIAVALGLTGMIVIYLTDLGAQMFAPVFFANISKFSLLAIPFFILAGVIMGRAGISDRIIRLVSLIAGPFRGGLAIVTVITAIFWGAVSGSGPATVAALGTILIPGMIRAGYDKGFAAALMPAASGIAIIIPPSIAFIVYGVITGASISKLFAAGVIPGILVGVALIVPTYIISVMRHYGGERWGTLREVWAAFKDAIWGLLAPVIILGGIYGGIFTPTEAAAVGVFYGLLVGAFIYKTLKFQDLVDLLVETGIASAVVMLVVAFAGIFGWAMTTLGVVEKVSALALALTSNEMVLLLIINILLLIAGMLLDAISIMYLILPLLMPVMAYYHWDPVWFGVVMTVNLAIGQITPPVAVNLYVGANIARISMDTISRAVWPFVAAAIVALLVITYIPELSLWLPRLVLK is encoded by the coding sequence GTGTTGTCTTTCATCGATCCGGGAGCGCTGCTATTAGGACTGTTTTTAATTTTAATCTGCCTGCGCGTCCCCATCGCCGTGGCGCTGGGGCTTACCGGGATGATCGTCATTTACCTGACCGACCTTGGCGCCCAAATGTTCGCCCCCGTGTTTTTCGCGAACATCTCTAAGTTCTCACTGCTGGCCATTCCGTTCTTTATCCTAGCCGGTGTGATCATGGGCCGGGCCGGCATATCCGACCGGATTATCCGGCTGGTGTCGCTTATTGCCGGCCCGTTCCGGGGCGGTCTGGCCATTGTTACCGTTATTACCGCCATTTTCTGGGGCGCCGTGTCCGGGTCGGGACCGGCGACGGTGGCTGCCCTTGGCACTATTCTCATTCCCGGCATGATTAGGGCCGGCTACGATAAAGGCTTCGCCGCCGCGCTTATGCCGGCGGCCAGCGGTATTGCCATTATTATTCCGCCCAGTATTGCCTTCATCGTCTATGGCGTCATTACCGGCGCGTCTATCAGCAAGCTGTTTGCTGCCGGCGTTATCCCGGGGATTTTGGTCGGTGTCGCGCTTATCGTCCCGACCTATATCATTTCCGTCATGCGCCATTATGGTGGCGAGCGCTGGGGGACGCTGCGGGAAGTGTGGGCGGCGTTCAAGGATGCTATTTGGGGACTATTGGCGCCGGTCATTATTCTTGGCGGCATCTACGGCGGCATTTTTACGCCCACGGAAGCGGCGGCGGTCGGCGTTTTTTACGGCCTGCTGGTAGGCGCCTTTATTTATAAGACGCTAAAATTTCAGGACCTGGTTGACCTGTTGGTCGAAACCGGGATTGCTTCGGCGGTGGTCATGCTGGTAGTTGCCTTTGCCGGGATTTTCGGCTGGGCGATGACCACGCTCGGCGTAGTGGAAAAAGTCTCCGCGCTGGCGTTAGCCCTAACTTCCAATGAAATGGTGCTGCTGCTGATTATCAACATTTTGCTTTTAATTGCCGGCATGCTGCTTGATGCCATTTCCATCATGTATCTTATTCTGCCGCTCTTAATGCCAGTGATGGCCTACTATCACTGGGATCCCGTTTGGTTTGGCGTCGTGATGACGGTCAACCTGGCGATTGGCCAGATTACACCGCCGGTGGCGGTCAATCTCTATGTGGGCGCCAATATTGCCAGAATTTCCATGGATACCATCAGCCGGGCGGTATGGCCCTTTGTGGCGGCGGCAATCGTAGCCTTGCTAGTCATCACCTATATTCCGGAGCTGTCGCTGTGGCTGCCGAGGCTGGTTTTGAAGTAG
- a CDS encoding sigma-54 interaction domain-containing protein — protein MAELAHPSLLAALDAFCADWPGCCVILADDAGRVIHLAGKVQLARERPEPAAVMPIATANRSIGRLNLLTGSAACGPGLESSFRLLAAHVALLAGEHELRHELARQRQYQDAIADSVSDGLLLVDRDGHIRFINSVGARILGINRDWAIGRHVSEIVDFRPVVLDVIASGQGYTDKEFLLKGKSGKMYHFLKTAVPIRDECGELAAVVDTFREIRKVQKIVTAMSGLAARFTFDDIVGPSPAMRECIRMARIAAQSSSTVLLQGESGTGKELFAQAIHNASSFRSGPFVAVNCGAIPRELIESELFGYEEGAFTGAARGGRPGKFELANDGTIFLDEIGDMPLDMQVKLLRVIQERKVMRIGGTHLFNFNGRIIAASNHDLQRKVTEGSFRRDLFYRLNVLTVHIPPLRERKEDVLPTAERVLAKICSRLGRSAPIIGEEVAALFLRYDWPGNVRELENVLERAVNVAPGETITARDLPRHFAELGRRETATPIRTLEEVEKEAIAAALASVERNITRAAELLGISRNTLYNKIKKYQLD, from the coding sequence ATGGCCGAACTGGCCCATCCGTCGCTTCTGGCCGCCCTCGACGCTTTCTGCGCCGACTGGCCGGGGTGTTGTGTCATCCTCGCGGACGACGCGGGCCGCGTTATTCATCTTGCCGGAAAAGTGCAACTGGCGCGGGAGCGGCCGGAGCCGGCCGCTGTGATGCCCATCGCAACCGCTAATAGATCCATTGGGCGGCTGAACCTTTTGACCGGTAGCGCCGCTTGCGGACCTGGACTGGAAAGCTCTTTCCGCCTGCTGGCCGCCCATGTGGCCCTGCTCGCCGGCGAGCATGAGCTCCGCCATGAACTGGCCAGGCAGCGGCAATATCAGGACGCTATCGCCGACTCGGTTTCCGACGGGCTGCTGCTGGTTGACCGGGACGGCCATATCCGGTTTATCAACAGTGTCGGCGCCCGGATCTTAGGCATTAACCGCGACTGGGCCATCGGCCGGCATGTGAGTGAAATCGTCGACTTTCGGCCGGTAGTGCTGGACGTTATCGCCAGCGGCCAGGGCTATACCGATAAGGAATTTTTGCTTAAAGGCAAGAGTGGCAAGATGTACCACTTCCTAAAGACGGCCGTGCCCATCCGCGATGAGTGCGGCGAGCTTGCCGCGGTCGTAGATACTTTCCGTGAAATCCGCAAGGTGCAGAAGATTGTCACGGCCATGAGCGGCTTGGCGGCCCGGTTTACCTTTGACGACATCGTCGGCCCGTCGCCGGCGATGCGCGAATGTATCCGTATGGCTCGCATTGCCGCGCAAAGCTCGTCGACCGTGCTCCTCCAGGGCGAGAGCGGTACCGGCAAGGAGTTGTTCGCCCAGGCCATTCACAACGCCAGCAGTTTTCGTAGCGGCCCGTTTGTGGCCGTCAACTGCGGCGCCATTCCCCGTGAGCTTATTGAAAGCGAACTGTTTGGCTACGAGGAAGGGGCGTTTACCGGTGCGGCGCGGGGCGGCCGGCCGGGCAAGTTTGAACTGGCTAACGACGGTACCATCTTTCTTGACGAAATCGGCGACATGCCGCTGGATATGCAGGTTAAACTGCTCAGGGTTATTCAGGAGCGCAAGGTAATGCGCATTGGCGGAACTCACCTGTTTAACTTCAACGGCCGCATCATCGCCGCTTCCAACCATGACCTGCAGCGGAAAGTGACTGAGGGTAGCTTCCGCCGGGACCTTTTTTACCGGCTCAACGTGTTGACCGTCCACATTCCACCGCTCCGTGAGCGTAAAGAGGACGTGCTGCCGACCGCTGAGCGCGTCCTGGCCAAAATCTGCAGTCGGCTGGGGCGCAGTGCGCCGATTATCGGCGAGGAAGTGGCAGCGCTCTTTCTGCGCTATGACTGGCCGGGCAATGTGCGGGAACTGGAGAATGTACTGGAACGGGCCGTCAATGTGGCACCCGGCGAGACTATCACCGCCCGCGACCTGCCGCGCCATTTCGCTGAACTGGGGCGGCGGGAGACGGCAACGCCAATCCGGACCCTGGAAGAAGTAGAGAAGGAGGCAATTGCGGCGGCGCTGGCCAGCGTGGAGCGCAATATTACCCGGGCGGCAGAGCTGCTCGGTATTTCCCGTAATACGCTGTACAATAAAATTAAAAAATATCAGCTGGACTAA